A genomic window from Aquila chrysaetos chrysaetos chromosome 21, bAquChr1.4, whole genome shotgun sequence includes:
- the LOC115333484 gene encoding uncharacterized protein LOC115333484 isoform X4 codes for MHTNICLSGQEPSHGGEREKSKHSLCSWWVPEARSSRLPSIPPPRRRQPGAWGHRRWKRVFTTSLFVGKRGCGCSLVGAWGQAGIAATGPHLRLLVPLQQAAEAREKAAAVGSSVLLPAPDNITHIYSTRWEYLDGTSSRTILQYYRGSHDPAICTPYAGRAIFHPSNGSLLLEDVQESDSGIYKVTVNAGDRESLKILLEVLKPVSRPQLRSSSLVAQATGKVLCDVAEGRVDTITWKKDGQPFPPDRGFYLSDSFSVLYLRSAKKSDCGSYSCNASNRISWQETSLNITVAGLSPPLQDTLRIAVVAVVFAAVSGWGLIFPVCQSEKLRIRGELWRWLSAYTCGLVCIASILAGTAGILWMREEGPSIAIILPEIALTYVMVVTFLVSATVTFQPTKLTQLKSKTAQRMMGYAAPGGVVSVVLTTSFLIKNIHHRHGEKGCSRDHPKDVLQRRMHGFRGRDRPHSQHGGRVGPPAPHHLPLLFVLSQITRLRGG; via the exons ATGCACACGAACATCTGCTTATCGGGGCAGGAACCAAGTCAcggtggagagagagagaagagcaaaCACAGCCTGTGCAGCTGGTGGGTCCCCGAGGCACGCTCATCCCGCCTGCCCAGCATCCCTCCGCCTCGCCGCAGGCAGCCGGGTGCTTGGGGCCACCGACGCTGGAAACGTGTTTTCACGACATCTCTTTTTGTCGGGAAGCGCGGCTGCGGTTGCTCGCTGGTGGGTgcctggggacaggctgggaTTGCTGCCACCGGTCCCCATCTCA GGCTGCTGGTGCCTTTGCAACAGGCTGCAGAAGCGAGAGAAAAAGCCGCCGCTGTGGGATCCTCGGTGCTGCTTCCTGCGCCGGATAACATCACGCACATCTACTCCACGCGGTGGGAATACCTCGATGGCACCAGCTCCCGCACCATCCTGCAGTACTACAGGGGGTCTCACGACCCAGCCATCTGCACGCCCTACGCAGGACGAGCCATTTTCCATCCATCCAATGGATCTCTCTTGCTGGAGGACGTCCAGGAAAGCGACAGTGGCATCTACAAAGTGACTGTCAACGCGGGAGACAGGGAGAGCCTGAAAATCCTGCTGGAAGTCCTCA AGCCCGTGTCTCGCCCTCAGCTCCGGAGCAGTTCTCTCGTGGCACAGGCCACCGGCAAGGTGCTCTGTGATGTGGCGGAGGGCAGGGTGGACACCATCACCTGGAAGAAGGATGGGCAGCCCTTTCCCCCGGACAGAGGTTTCTACCTCTCCGACAGCTTCAGCGTTTTGTACCTGAGGTCGGCAAAGAAGTCAGACTGCGGCTCCTACTCCTGCAATGCCAGCAATAGGATAAGCTGGCAGGAAACCTCCCTAAACATCACTGTTGCAG gtctCTCACCTCCCTTGCAGGACACGCTGAGGATTGCGGTGGTTGCTGTGGTCTTTGCTGCCGTCTCTGGATGGGGATTAATTTTTCCTGTCTGCCAGTCCGAAAAGCTAAGAATAA GAGGGGAGCTGTGGAGGTGGCTCAGTGCCTACACCTGCGGGCTGGTGTGTATCGCCTCCATCCTGGCTGGCACCGCCGGGATCCTCTGGATGCGAGAGGAAG GCCCTTCTATTGCGATCATACTGCCAGAGATCGCCCTTACATATGTGATGGTGGTAACCTTCCTGGTCTCTGCCACCGTGACCTTCCAGCCTACAAAGCTCacccagctgaaaagcaaaacag cacagcGGATGATGGGCTACGCTGCTCCCGGAGGAGTGGTTTCAGTGGTGCTGACGACCAGCTTCCTCATAAAGAACATCCACCATCGCCATGGTGAGAAGGGATGCTCCAGGGACCACCCCAAGGATGTGTTACA AAGAAGGATGCACGGATTTCGTGGACGTGACCGCCCTCACAGTCAGCACGGCGGCCGTGTCGGCCCTCCCGCTCCTCACCATCTTCCTCTGCT ATTTGTCCTTTCGCAGATCACACGACTCAGGGGTGGCTGA
- the LOC115333484 gene encoding roundabout homolog 3-like isoform X6, translating into MHTNICLSGQEPSHGGEREKSKHSLCSWWVPEARSSRLPSIPPPRRRQPGAWGHRRWKRVFTTSLFVGKRGCGCSLVGAWGQAGIAATGPHLRLLVPLQQAAEAREKAAAVGSSVLLPAPDNITHIYSTRWEYLDGTSSRTILQYYRGSHDPAICTPYAGRAIFHPSNGSLLLEDVQESDSGIYKVTVNAGDRESLKILLEVLKPVSRPQLRSSSLVAQATGKVLCDVAEGRVDTITWKKDGQPFPPDRGFYLSDSFSVLYLRSAKKSDCGSYSCNASNRISWQETSLNITVAGHAEDCGGCCGLCCRLWMGINFSCLPVRKAKNKRGAVEVAQCLHLRAGVYRLHPGWHRRDPLDARGRPFYCDHTARDRPYICDGGNLPGLCHRDLPAYKAHPAEKQNSTADDGLRCSRRSGFSGADDQLPHKEHPPSPW; encoded by the exons ATGCACACGAACATCTGCTTATCGGGGCAGGAACCAAGTCAcggtggagagagagagaagagcaaaCACAGCCTGTGCAGCTGGTGGGTCCCCGAGGCACGCTCATCCCGCCTGCCCAGCATCCCTCCGCCTCGCCGCAGGCAGCCGGGTGCTTGGGGCCACCGACGCTGGAAACGTGTTTTCACGACATCTCTTTTTGTCGGGAAGCGCGGCTGCGGTTGCTCGCTGGTGGGTgcctggggacaggctgggaTTGCTGCCACCGGTCCCCATCTCA GGCTGCTGGTGCCTTTGCAACAGGCTGCAGAAGCGAGAGAAAAAGCCGCCGCTGTGGGATCCTCGGTGCTGCTTCCTGCGCCGGATAACATCACGCACATCTACTCCACGCGGTGGGAATACCTCGATGGCACCAGCTCCCGCACCATCCTGCAGTACTACAGGGGGTCTCACGACCCAGCCATCTGCACGCCCTACGCAGGACGAGCCATTTTCCATCCATCCAATGGATCTCTCTTGCTGGAGGACGTCCAGGAAAGCGACAGTGGCATCTACAAAGTGACTGTCAACGCGGGAGACAGGGAGAGCCTGAAAATCCTGCTGGAAGTCCTCA AGCCCGTGTCTCGCCCTCAGCTCCGGAGCAGTTCTCTCGTGGCACAGGCCACCGGCAAGGTGCTCTGTGATGTGGCGGAGGGCAGGGTGGACACCATCACCTGGAAGAAGGATGGGCAGCCCTTTCCCCCGGACAGAGGTTTCTACCTCTCCGACAGCTTCAGCGTTTTGTACCTGAGGTCGGCAAAGAAGTCAGACTGCGGCTCCTACTCCTGCAATGCCAGCAATAGGATAAGCTGGCAGGAAACCTCCCTAAACATCACTGTTGCAG GACACGCTGAGGATTGCGGTGGTTGCTGTGGTCTTTGCTGCCGTCTCTGGATGGGGATTAATTTTTCCTGTCTGCCAGTCCGAAAAGCTAAGAATAA GAGGGGAGCTGTGGAGGTGGCTCAGTGCCTACACCTGCGGGCTGGTGTGTATCGCCTCCATCCTGGCTGGCACCGCCGGGATCCTCTGGATGCGAGAGGAAG GCCCTTCTATTGCGATCATACTGCCAGAGATCGCCCTTACATATGTGATGGTGGTAACCTTCCTGGTCTCTGCCACCGTGACCTTCCAGCCTACAAAGCTCacccagctgaaaagcaaaacag cacagcGGATGATGGGCTACGCTGCTCCCGGAGGAGTGGTTTCAGTGGTGCTGACGACCAGCTTCCTCATAAAGAACATCCACCATCGCCATGGTGA
- the LOC115333484 gene encoding uncharacterized protein LOC115333484 isoform X2 translates to MHTNICLSGQEPSHGGEREKSKHSLCSWWVPEARSSRLPSIPPPRRRQPGAWGHRRWKRVFTTSLFVGKRGCGCSLVGAWGQAGIAATGPHLRLLVPLQQAAEAREKAAAVGSSVLLPAPDNITHIYSTRWEYLDGTSSRTILQYYRGSHDPAICTPYAGRAIFHPSNGSLLLEDVQESDSGIYKVTVNAGDRESLKILLEVLKPVSRPQLRSSSLVAQATGKVLCDVAEGRVDTITWKKDGQPFPPDRGFYLSDSFSVLYLRSAKKSDCGSYSCNASNRISWQETSLNITVAGLSPPLQDTLRIAVVAVVFAAVSGWGLIFPVCQSEKLRIRGELWRWLSAYTCGLVCIASILAGTAGILWMREEGPSIAIILPEIALTYVMVVTFLVSATVTFQPTKLTQLKSKTAQRMMGYAAPGGVVSVVLTTSFLIKNIHHRHGEKGCSRDHPKDVLQRRMHGFRGRDRPHSQHGGRVGPPAPHHLPLLSHDSGVAEGPRLQLGGQGEVL, encoded by the exons ATGCACACGAACATCTGCTTATCGGGGCAGGAACCAAGTCAcggtggagagagagagaagagcaaaCACAGCCTGTGCAGCTGGTGGGTCCCCGAGGCACGCTCATCCCGCCTGCCCAGCATCCCTCCGCCTCGCCGCAGGCAGCCGGGTGCTTGGGGCCACCGACGCTGGAAACGTGTTTTCACGACATCTCTTTTTGTCGGGAAGCGCGGCTGCGGTTGCTCGCTGGTGGGTgcctggggacaggctgggaTTGCTGCCACCGGTCCCCATCTCA GGCTGCTGGTGCCTTTGCAACAGGCTGCAGAAGCGAGAGAAAAAGCCGCCGCTGTGGGATCCTCGGTGCTGCTTCCTGCGCCGGATAACATCACGCACATCTACTCCACGCGGTGGGAATACCTCGATGGCACCAGCTCCCGCACCATCCTGCAGTACTACAGGGGGTCTCACGACCCAGCCATCTGCACGCCCTACGCAGGACGAGCCATTTTCCATCCATCCAATGGATCTCTCTTGCTGGAGGACGTCCAGGAAAGCGACAGTGGCATCTACAAAGTGACTGTCAACGCGGGAGACAGGGAGAGCCTGAAAATCCTGCTGGAAGTCCTCA AGCCCGTGTCTCGCCCTCAGCTCCGGAGCAGTTCTCTCGTGGCACAGGCCACCGGCAAGGTGCTCTGTGATGTGGCGGAGGGCAGGGTGGACACCATCACCTGGAAGAAGGATGGGCAGCCCTTTCCCCCGGACAGAGGTTTCTACCTCTCCGACAGCTTCAGCGTTTTGTACCTGAGGTCGGCAAAGAAGTCAGACTGCGGCTCCTACTCCTGCAATGCCAGCAATAGGATAAGCTGGCAGGAAACCTCCCTAAACATCACTGTTGCAG gtctCTCACCTCCCTTGCAGGACACGCTGAGGATTGCGGTGGTTGCTGTGGTCTTTGCTGCCGTCTCTGGATGGGGATTAATTTTTCCTGTCTGCCAGTCCGAAAAGCTAAGAATAA GAGGGGAGCTGTGGAGGTGGCTCAGTGCCTACACCTGCGGGCTGGTGTGTATCGCCTCCATCCTGGCTGGCACCGCCGGGATCCTCTGGATGCGAGAGGAAG GCCCTTCTATTGCGATCATACTGCCAGAGATCGCCCTTACATATGTGATGGTGGTAACCTTCCTGGTCTCTGCCACCGTGACCTTCCAGCCTACAAAGCTCacccagctgaaaagcaaaacag cacagcGGATGATGGGCTACGCTGCTCCCGGAGGAGTGGTTTCAGTGGTGCTGACGACCAGCTTCCTCATAAAGAACATCCACCATCGCCATGGTGAGAAGGGATGCTCCAGGGACCACCCCAAGGATGTGTTACA AAGAAGGATGCACGGATTTCGTGGACGTGACCGCCCTCACAGTCAGCACGGCGGCCGTGTCGGCCCTCCCGCTCCTCACCATCTTCCTCTGCT ATCACACGACTCAGGGGTGGCTGAAGGACCGAGACTCCAGTTGGGCGGACAAGGAGAG gtCCTTTGA
- the LOC115333484 gene encoding uncharacterized protein LOC115333484 isoform X1 → MHTNICLSGQEPSHGGEREKSKHSLCSWWVPEARSSRLPSIPPPRRRQPGAWGHRRWKRVFTTSLFVGKRGCGCSLVGAWGQAGIAATGPHLRLLVPLQQAAEAREKAAAVGSSVLLPAPDNITHIYSTRWEYLDGTSSRTILQYYRGSHDPAICTPYAGRAIFHPSNGSLLLEDVQESDSGIYKVTVNAGDRESLKILLEVLKPVSRPQLRSSSLVAQATGKVLCDVAEGRVDTITWKKDGQPFPPDRGFYLSDSFSVLYLRSAKKSDCGSYSCNASNRISWQETSLNITVAGLSPPLQDTLRIAVVAVVFAAVSGWGLIFPVCQSEKLRIRGELWRWLSAYTCGLVCIASILAGTAGILWMREEGPSIAIILPEIALTYVMVVTFLVSATVTFQPTKLTQLKSKTAQRMMGYAAPGGVVSVVLTTSFLIKNIHHRHEEGCTDFVDVTALTVSTAAVSALPLLTIFLCYHTTQGWLKDRDSSWADKERSFEMSQPSSKDAVSTC, encoded by the exons ATGCACACGAACATCTGCTTATCGGGGCAGGAACCAAGTCAcggtggagagagagagaagagcaaaCACAGCCTGTGCAGCTGGTGGGTCCCCGAGGCACGCTCATCCCGCCTGCCCAGCATCCCTCCGCCTCGCCGCAGGCAGCCGGGTGCTTGGGGCCACCGACGCTGGAAACGTGTTTTCACGACATCTCTTTTTGTCGGGAAGCGCGGCTGCGGTTGCTCGCTGGTGGGTgcctggggacaggctgggaTTGCTGCCACCGGTCCCCATCTCA GGCTGCTGGTGCCTTTGCAACAGGCTGCAGAAGCGAGAGAAAAAGCCGCCGCTGTGGGATCCTCGGTGCTGCTTCCTGCGCCGGATAACATCACGCACATCTACTCCACGCGGTGGGAATACCTCGATGGCACCAGCTCCCGCACCATCCTGCAGTACTACAGGGGGTCTCACGACCCAGCCATCTGCACGCCCTACGCAGGACGAGCCATTTTCCATCCATCCAATGGATCTCTCTTGCTGGAGGACGTCCAGGAAAGCGACAGTGGCATCTACAAAGTGACTGTCAACGCGGGAGACAGGGAGAGCCTGAAAATCCTGCTGGAAGTCCTCA AGCCCGTGTCTCGCCCTCAGCTCCGGAGCAGTTCTCTCGTGGCACAGGCCACCGGCAAGGTGCTCTGTGATGTGGCGGAGGGCAGGGTGGACACCATCACCTGGAAGAAGGATGGGCAGCCCTTTCCCCCGGACAGAGGTTTCTACCTCTCCGACAGCTTCAGCGTTTTGTACCTGAGGTCGGCAAAGAAGTCAGACTGCGGCTCCTACTCCTGCAATGCCAGCAATAGGATAAGCTGGCAGGAAACCTCCCTAAACATCACTGTTGCAG gtctCTCACCTCCCTTGCAGGACACGCTGAGGATTGCGGTGGTTGCTGTGGTCTTTGCTGCCGTCTCTGGATGGGGATTAATTTTTCCTGTCTGCCAGTCCGAAAAGCTAAGAATAA GAGGGGAGCTGTGGAGGTGGCTCAGTGCCTACACCTGCGGGCTGGTGTGTATCGCCTCCATCCTGGCTGGCACCGCCGGGATCCTCTGGATGCGAGAGGAAG GCCCTTCTATTGCGATCATACTGCCAGAGATCGCCCTTACATATGTGATGGTGGTAACCTTCCTGGTCTCTGCCACCGTGACCTTCCAGCCTACAAAGCTCacccagctgaaaagcaaaacag cacagcGGATGATGGGCTACGCTGCTCCCGGAGGAGTGGTTTCAGTGGTGCTGACGACCAGCTTCCTCATAAAGAACATCCACCATCGCCATG AAGAAGGATGCACGGATTTCGTGGACGTGACCGCCCTCACAGTCAGCACGGCGGCCGTGTCGGCCCTCCCGCTCCTCACCATCTTCCTCTGCT ATCACACGACTCAGGGGTGGCTGAAGGACCGAGACTCCAGTTGGGCGGACAAGGAGAG gtCCTTTGAAATGTCTCAGCCCAGCAGCAAGGATGCTGTTTCCACCTGTTAG
- the LOC115333484 gene encoding uncharacterized protein LOC115333484 isoform X3 yields MHTNICLSGQEPSHGGEREKSKHSLCSWWVPEARSSRLPSIPPPRRRQPGAWGHRRWKRVFTTSLFVGKRGCGCSLVGAWGQAGIAATGPHLRLLVPLQQAAEAREKAAAVGSSVLLPAPDNITHIYSTRWEYLDGTSSRTILQYYRGSHDPAICTPYAGRAIFHPSNGSLLLEDVQESDSGIYKVTVNAGDRESLKILLEVLKPVSRPQLRSSSLVAQATGKVLCDVAEGRVDTITWKKDGQPFPPDRGFYLSDSFSVLYLRSAKKSDCGSYSCNASNRISWQETSLNITVAGLSPPLQDTLRIAVVAVVFAAVSGWGLIFPVCQSEKLRIRGELWRWLSAYTCGLVCIASILAGTAGILWMREEGPSIAIILPEIALTYVMVVTFLVSATVTFQPTKLTQLKSKTAQRMMGYAAPGGVVSVVLTTSFLIKNIHHRHEEGCTDFVDVTALTVSTAAVSALPLLTIFLCYHTTQGWLKDRDSSWADKESRNHTFYGPLSK; encoded by the exons ATGCACACGAACATCTGCTTATCGGGGCAGGAACCAAGTCAcggtggagagagagagaagagcaaaCACAGCCTGTGCAGCTGGTGGGTCCCCGAGGCACGCTCATCCCGCCTGCCCAGCATCCCTCCGCCTCGCCGCAGGCAGCCGGGTGCTTGGGGCCACCGACGCTGGAAACGTGTTTTCACGACATCTCTTTTTGTCGGGAAGCGCGGCTGCGGTTGCTCGCTGGTGGGTgcctggggacaggctgggaTTGCTGCCACCGGTCCCCATCTCA GGCTGCTGGTGCCTTTGCAACAGGCTGCAGAAGCGAGAGAAAAAGCCGCCGCTGTGGGATCCTCGGTGCTGCTTCCTGCGCCGGATAACATCACGCACATCTACTCCACGCGGTGGGAATACCTCGATGGCACCAGCTCCCGCACCATCCTGCAGTACTACAGGGGGTCTCACGACCCAGCCATCTGCACGCCCTACGCAGGACGAGCCATTTTCCATCCATCCAATGGATCTCTCTTGCTGGAGGACGTCCAGGAAAGCGACAGTGGCATCTACAAAGTGACTGTCAACGCGGGAGACAGGGAGAGCCTGAAAATCCTGCTGGAAGTCCTCA AGCCCGTGTCTCGCCCTCAGCTCCGGAGCAGTTCTCTCGTGGCACAGGCCACCGGCAAGGTGCTCTGTGATGTGGCGGAGGGCAGGGTGGACACCATCACCTGGAAGAAGGATGGGCAGCCCTTTCCCCCGGACAGAGGTTTCTACCTCTCCGACAGCTTCAGCGTTTTGTACCTGAGGTCGGCAAAGAAGTCAGACTGCGGCTCCTACTCCTGCAATGCCAGCAATAGGATAAGCTGGCAGGAAACCTCCCTAAACATCACTGTTGCAG gtctCTCACCTCCCTTGCAGGACACGCTGAGGATTGCGGTGGTTGCTGTGGTCTTTGCTGCCGTCTCTGGATGGGGATTAATTTTTCCTGTCTGCCAGTCCGAAAAGCTAAGAATAA GAGGGGAGCTGTGGAGGTGGCTCAGTGCCTACACCTGCGGGCTGGTGTGTATCGCCTCCATCCTGGCTGGCACCGCCGGGATCCTCTGGATGCGAGAGGAAG GCCCTTCTATTGCGATCATACTGCCAGAGATCGCCCTTACATATGTGATGGTGGTAACCTTCCTGGTCTCTGCCACCGTGACCTTCCAGCCTACAAAGCTCacccagctgaaaagcaaaacag cacagcGGATGATGGGCTACGCTGCTCCCGGAGGAGTGGTTTCAGTGGTGCTGACGACCAGCTTCCTCATAAAGAACATCCACCATCGCCATG AAGAAGGATGCACGGATTTCGTGGACGTGACCGCCCTCACAGTCAGCACGGCGGCCGTGTCGGCCCTCCCGCTCCTCACCATCTTCCTCTGCT ATCACACGACTCAGGGGTGGCTGAAGGACCGAGACTCCAGTTGGGCGGACAAGGAGAG CAGGAACCATACTTTCTATGGACCCCTCTCCAAATGA
- the LOC115333484 gene encoding uncharacterized protein LOC115333484 isoform X5, with protein MHTNICLSGQEPSHGGEREKSKHSLCSWWVPEARSSRLPSIPPPRRRQPGAWGHRRWKRVFTTSLFVGKRGCGCSLVGAWGQAGIAATGPHLRLLVPLQQAAEAREKAAAVGSSVLLPAPDNITHIYSTRWEYLDGTSSRTILQYYRGSHDPAICTPYAGRAIFHPSNGSLLLEDVQESDSGIYKVTVNAGDRESLKILLEVLKPVSRPQLRSSSLVAQATGKVLCDVAEGRVDTITWKKDGQPFPPDRGFYLSDSFSVLYLRSAKKSDCGSYSCNASNRISWQETSLNITVAGLSPPLQDTLRIAVVAVVFAAVSGWGLIFPVCQSEKLRIRGELWRWLSAYTCGLVCIASILAGTAGILWMREEGPSIAIILPEIALTYVMVVTFLVSATVTFQPTKLTQLKSKTAQRMMGYAAPGGVVSVVLTTSFLIKNIHHRHEEGCTDFVDVTALTVSTAAVSALPLLTIFLCYLSFRRSHDSGVAEGPRLQLGGQGEVL; from the exons ATGCACACGAACATCTGCTTATCGGGGCAGGAACCAAGTCAcggtggagagagagagaagagcaaaCACAGCCTGTGCAGCTGGTGGGTCCCCGAGGCACGCTCATCCCGCCTGCCCAGCATCCCTCCGCCTCGCCGCAGGCAGCCGGGTGCTTGGGGCCACCGACGCTGGAAACGTGTTTTCACGACATCTCTTTTTGTCGGGAAGCGCGGCTGCGGTTGCTCGCTGGTGGGTgcctggggacaggctgggaTTGCTGCCACCGGTCCCCATCTCA GGCTGCTGGTGCCTTTGCAACAGGCTGCAGAAGCGAGAGAAAAAGCCGCCGCTGTGGGATCCTCGGTGCTGCTTCCTGCGCCGGATAACATCACGCACATCTACTCCACGCGGTGGGAATACCTCGATGGCACCAGCTCCCGCACCATCCTGCAGTACTACAGGGGGTCTCACGACCCAGCCATCTGCACGCCCTACGCAGGACGAGCCATTTTCCATCCATCCAATGGATCTCTCTTGCTGGAGGACGTCCAGGAAAGCGACAGTGGCATCTACAAAGTGACTGTCAACGCGGGAGACAGGGAGAGCCTGAAAATCCTGCTGGAAGTCCTCA AGCCCGTGTCTCGCCCTCAGCTCCGGAGCAGTTCTCTCGTGGCACAGGCCACCGGCAAGGTGCTCTGTGATGTGGCGGAGGGCAGGGTGGACACCATCACCTGGAAGAAGGATGGGCAGCCCTTTCCCCCGGACAGAGGTTTCTACCTCTCCGACAGCTTCAGCGTTTTGTACCTGAGGTCGGCAAAGAAGTCAGACTGCGGCTCCTACTCCTGCAATGCCAGCAATAGGATAAGCTGGCAGGAAACCTCCCTAAACATCACTGTTGCAG gtctCTCACCTCCCTTGCAGGACACGCTGAGGATTGCGGTGGTTGCTGTGGTCTTTGCTGCCGTCTCTGGATGGGGATTAATTTTTCCTGTCTGCCAGTCCGAAAAGCTAAGAATAA GAGGGGAGCTGTGGAGGTGGCTCAGTGCCTACACCTGCGGGCTGGTGTGTATCGCCTCCATCCTGGCTGGCACCGCCGGGATCCTCTGGATGCGAGAGGAAG GCCCTTCTATTGCGATCATACTGCCAGAGATCGCCCTTACATATGTGATGGTGGTAACCTTCCTGGTCTCTGCCACCGTGACCTTCCAGCCTACAAAGCTCacccagctgaaaagcaaaacag cacagcGGATGATGGGCTACGCTGCTCCCGGAGGAGTGGTTTCAGTGGTGCTGACGACCAGCTTCCTCATAAAGAACATCCACCATCGCCATG AAGAAGGATGCACGGATTTCGTGGACGTGACCGCCCTCACAGTCAGCACGGCGGCCGTGTCGGCCCTCCCGCTCCTCACCATCTTCCTCTGCT ATTTGTCCTTTCGCAGATCACACGACTCAGGGGTGGCTGAAGGACCGAGACTCCAGTTGGGCGGACAAGGAGAG gtCCTTTGA